In Microbulbifer pacificus, the genomic stretch GAGGCGCGCGATACGGAAGAGAGCGCCGACAAGCTGCTGCACAAGGTGATGCACTACCGTATTTTCAGCGACCCCCAGGGCAAGATGAACCTGAATGTTCAGCAGGCCGGCGGCGGGCTGTTGGTGGTGAGCCAGTTCACCCTGGTGGCAGAAACCGCGAAGGGCCTGCGTCCGAGTTTCAGCCGCGGAGCCAGCCCGCAACAGGCGGAGGCTCTGTACGACTATTTCCTGCGGCGTGCGCGCACCGCAATGCCCGCCGAGCTACCCGTCGCCGGCGGTCAGTTCGCCGCGGACATGCAGGTATCACTCTGCAACGACGGCCCGGTGACATTTTTACTGGAGGCCTGATCAGCCCCCTGCGCGCGTTTGCCCAGCGCCTTCAATTGCGTATTGCGCTGCTCCTTCGGCAGCGCGCCCAGCTGCTCCACCGCAGTGTAAAACGCGTCCCAGTTGCTGCCGCTGTCTTTGTACAACTGCACAAACGCCGGCACTTGCGACTGATACTCGCTCACCAGTGCCAGGGTGGCGTTATTGGTTTTTTCCACCAGCTTGGTGAATTGCTCATCCTGCTGCCAGCCAGCGGATGCTTCGCGGTAACAATGGCGCAACTGTCGCAGGGTGCGTGCTTTTTTTTCCCGCTTTTCAGCATCGCTCAGGTCCGAACCGTAGATCTGCTGCAGCTGCTTGCGCGCGCTCACCATCAGGCTGTTGACCCGCTGAGCCTGGGCAACACTCTCCACGCCGGGCGCGGGAATGCCCTGGCGCCGGCGCCAGTCTGGCAGCGCGATGCGCGATACCGCGGTGGCGAAACTCTCGTTGAACTGGGTATCCCCGGAGATATACACGCGCCGGTGGGCGAGCTCGTGAAACAGCAGGCTGGCGAGACGCTCCGGTTGCCAGTCTACAAAGCTCGACAACACCGGGTCATCAAACCAGCCCAGCGTGCTGTAGGCGGGCAC encodes the following:
- the dtd gene encoding D-aminoacyl-tRNA deacylase produces the protein MKGLIQRVKHAKVEVGSESVGAIDHGILLLLGVEARDTEESADKLLHKVMHYRIFSDPQGKMNLNVQQAGGGLLVVSQFTLVAETAKGLRPSFSRGASPQQAEALYDYFLRRARTAMPAELPVAGGQFAADMQVSLCNDGPVTFLLEA
- a CDS encoding aminopeptidase; this encodes MLFACLLLSGCETVHFYTQAATGQLKILAGRKPIDRLLADEQTDPKLRRQLQWVQSIRAYAGAELHLPVGSAYSEFTQLEGEYALWNLVAAPEFSLSPKRWCYPIAGCASYRGYFDKADAEAQAGRLRAQNFDVYLGPVPAYSTLGWFDDPVLSSFVDWQPERLASLLFHELAHRRVYISGDTQFNESFATAVSRIALPDWRRRQGIPAPGVESVAQAQRVNSLMVSARKQLQQIYGSDLSDAEKREKKARTLRQLRHCYREASAGWQQDEQFTKLVEKTNNATLALVSEYQSQVPAFVQLYKDSGSNWDAFYTAVEQLGALPKEQRNTQLKALGKRAQGADQASSKNVTGPSLQSDTCMSAAN